Proteins encoded together in one Nitrospiraceae bacterium window:
- a CDS encoding thiamine biosynthesis protein — MNTKKKHTAIALYSGGLDSTLAILAVLRQGIEVTAVKFLTHFGCDASDKSSCSKDPFSAGEKFGFEIKLSHLADKFIDIVKNPKHGHGRNMNPCIDCRILMLKEAKEFMKITNADFIITGEVVGQRPMSQMKNTLYKIDKEAGVKGLVLRPLSAKILEPTIPEINGIIEREKLYDFSGRSRKNQISLAKEFELTDYPMPAGGCLLTEPNYSLRLRELLMNNPNPTLNDLHLLRVGRHFRLSPSCKLIVGRDEKDNLSIEKLAKENDYLLTVENFGSPLALLSGEGCEEFVSLSASICARYSDAKHISEVEVSVDHKKNISKLMIEPSENHVLDHYKIELKKENFTSVSS; from the coding sequence ATGAACACCAAAAAGAAACACACTGCAATAGCTCTTTATTCAGGCGGGCTTGACAGCACGCTTGCGATACTTGCAGTGCTGCGTCAGGGCATTGAGGTAACAGCAGTGAAATTTCTCACGCATTTTGGATGTGATGCATCGGACAAATCATCCTGCTCAAAAGATCCTTTTTCTGCTGGAGAAAAATTCGGATTTGAAATAAAACTTTCTCATCTTGCCGACAAATTCATTGATATTGTAAAAAATCCAAAACACGGGCATGGCAGGAACATGAACCCTTGCATTGACTGCAGGATACTAATGCTTAAAGAAGCAAAGGAATTCATGAAAATAACCAATGCGGATTTCATAATTACAGGAGAGGTTGTTGGCCAGAGGCCCATGAGCCAGATGAAAAATACTTTATATAAAATCGACAAGGAAGCCGGGGTTAAAGGTCTCGTCTTAAGACCATTAAGCGCAAAAATACTTGAACCTACAATCCCTGAGATAAATGGGATTATTGAAAGAGAAAAACTTTATGATTTTAGCGGCCGTTCAAGAAAAAACCAGATCTCGCTTGCAAAAGAATTTGAACTTACAGACTATCCTATGCCTGCAGGCGGATGTCTGCTTACAGAGCCGAACTATTCTTTAAGATTAAGAGAACTTTTGATGAATAATCCGAATCCAACACTGAATGATCTGCATCTTTTAAGAGTCGGCAGACATTTCAGATTATCGCCTTCATGCAAATTAATTGTAGGAAGAGATGAGAAAGACAATCTCAGCATAGAAAAGCTTGCAAAAGAAAATGATTATCTGCTCACTGTAGAAAATTTTGGAAGTCCGCTTGCGCTTCTTTCAGGAGAAGGATGCGAGGAATTTGTTTCACTCTCGGCATCTATCTGCGCAAGATATTCAGATGCAAAGCATATTTCTGAAGTCGAAGTTTCTGTTGATCACAAAAAAAATATTTCTAAGCTGATGATCGAGCCTTCAGAAAACCATGTTCTTGACCATTACAAAATAGAGCTTAAAAAAGAAAATTTTACATCTGTAAGCTCTTAA